The genomic region TAACCGTTAGAGTATGAAAATTATCAAAAAACGGTATTCAAGttcgaaaaaattgaaaaatccaGAACGAAAGAGTGTTGATTTATACAATAAAGTTATTGAGAGAAAAGGAACCTGAGGGAAATGGAATTTTGGGGACGGAGTAGAGTAACAGTGGTGGTTCTGCTGCCGGAGAAGATGAGGGAGGATTTGGGGTCAATTTTGATGTTGTTGGCTTAAAATGATTTGTTTTCTCAACTCTTTGCTGATTCGATTTTTTTCATTTGCTTTTGCTTATTTGTAAGTTTTTTTAAGAGAAAATGAGTGACTATTGTCCTTTTTTTACattatcaaccaatcacaattaggggtggcaaaacgggtctggCGGGGAAAGTCTGTTTTACCCGCACTATTTCGCGGGGCGGGGAAAGTCTGTTTTACCCGCACTAtttcgcggggcggggcaaggttttaggcccgctctctttaatgtgtccgCCCCGCCCCGTCCCGTTTTTTtggggcttttgcgggcatttgtttttttatagaattttactatttttaggcctaaaaagccgaATGTCCGCGCACTTTCCctgccccgccctcacttttttgcggggcggggcaaggttttagacccgcactcttaaaaaaacccgcaccgccccgccccgttttttcgcgggcttttgcgagacgggcctaaacggggcgggcatgcccgtttgccacccctaatcacAATCATGTacccaattaaattattttttattttaaaaaattttaatatcaTGACAAAGTGATAATTTTTTATTGGATGAGACATTATCCGTGCAATATCTATTAAACCCCTTTTTTATATAGATTTGTAAGTTAAGTAATCATATAAAGTAACATCTGACATGATAAATTTTTTATCTGTAAATTAAATGTTAGTAATTGATGTGCAAGAACTACTAATCGTGAAATGAGCAAAAATGATGGAAAAAACTTGCTCTTGATTCCTTAATGTGTGAATTCGAatgtttttaaaagataaataaacaAGAAACGGCCAAAGATGGACGAGATACTCTCAAGAAGTTGTATGGAGGATATGAGAAATTAAAGAAAGTTAAGGCGTAATCCTAGAGTAAATAATACGAGAGAGTAGGCAAATGAATGATGATGAAACAATTGCAGAGTTCTTCTTAAGATTGTTGGTTTTGTTAGATataggtatgataatcctggatatcttcaagaatcgtgttcgttcactttccaaacaaagtatttcgaccctattcttgtctgggttcacgaaatctttgcgggaataattctcgaagaacaatctgtttctgacaatggagaacataTCAGAATGTTGAGGAAGTATGTTTTTTCGTgttccaaatcgagaccaaaagactccttatataggagaccaataatagaaacgaacaaacacaccttttcggaaaaacagttatgtctgttggaacgagtgcaactattcaaacgaattgttatgtccgttgggaaagggtgcaactattcaaacgaatttttcgaacggggcgctgccccgcattccgccaggggctacgccccttggaatcccgtttctattattcatattcaattacacgtttggctcgacgagcgtgcactccgcactaccctaactcgtttcaaacttaacgcataattgcattagcctatagtaaatcacattactaccaaaatacattgatgatactaaaatcaccaacaaactccccccattttagtataatccttgatttacttacaggtataacgatcaaacaaatgcatagaagaaaatgtcttacgattgaattttcatcttagtacaaatacacattccaaatattcgaaaatcggggtgtcataatgattgaacccgtcaatccatttgaatatctaaagatatagtacacatatgtttcttacaatactctactattcatacttgacactttacaagccatgtgtccttatccattaataagcatataggaagccaagtccaagcttcttgaagcagcaaaacttcatgctcacataggtgattcttttaatcttgcacctgcatttgcaattttttaaaagaaccattaagaagatatacctcaacctagccatcacttgcaggtctgagcacataccttgggaagataaacacaattgctccaatctttaactatgatctttccacattgaattctgcttctaacgttgtattaaaagggaattgggtataccataactaatagatttaaatggactttaatcccatcccaattaccgacttcttcactaagtctcttgttaaccccttcgtcaagtggtcagctaagttttgttgcgaccgaacaaactcaatagatatcaccccattcatgattaatcccctaatcatactatgtctaatacccaaatgtctagactttccattctatatttgactatatgctttagccagtgtggcactactatcacaacggatagaaattggtgatatcggtttaggccatatcggaatctcatataccaagttccttagccattatgcttctttaccagcagcagctaatgctacaaactcagattccattgtggaactagttatacatgtttgcttcttagaaacccatgagatggcacctcccccaagcaagaacacccatccacttgtagaggatgaatcttcaacattatttatccaactatcatccgaataaccctctaacaccgaaggaaatcccatatatgacaatccataattcatagtacccttcaagtacttgaataccctagttatcgcatgccaatgatgtctactaggattactagtaaatctgctcaactttccaaccgcataagcaatatccggtctagtgctaatcatagcatacatcaaagagcctatagctcttgagtattcgagttgatccacaggtttacctgtatttggcataagcttttctcctggatccatgggagtacttactggagaacaattttcataattgaacttcttgagtattttatcaatgtaatgagattgcgtaattacaatccccttattctcccgtttaatcttaataccaagaataacgtccgcttctcccatatctttcatggagaactttgatgacaagaaattctttgttttatcaacttgattttggtcggtgccaaagatcaaaatgtcatcaacatatagacaaatgaaaactcctttaccggatgtatcaaatttgctatatacacatttgtcagcttggtttagaatgtaaccattagacaaaacaacctcatcaaacttttgatgtcactgcttcggagcttgtttcagcccatacaacgacttaactagcttacacactttatgctcattaccaggcattacaaaaccttcaggttgcttcatatacacttcttcttccaaatcaccattcagaaatgctgttttgacatccatttgatgaatcactagattatgaatagccgccaaggcaatcaacaatctaatagtagtgatatgggcaactggagcataggtatcgaaataatcaatcccttctttttgtctGAAGCCTTTGGTTACTAATCAATTCTTGTAGATGTTTAGTGTATCATCATTATAATACTTCCTTCTAAACATCCACTTGAGAAGTTCCTTGAAATTACATCTTCATTGTAACTTTTTAGGATCAACTTCCACTCGAAGGATAATATGAATATTACGAACAAAATTCTCACATTTTTCTTTTACTGGACACAAGAAAATATGCCGACAATCGATTTTATTCGGTCCTAGATCCTTAGCCTTTTAGACTTTCTGCTTATTCaagttcaatttgtttttcaacaatcattGACAAAATTTCGGTTTTATTTCAACAATCCGCGAAGAACCTTCCTCACGAGGTTCTTCAAATTCCTTATCCTCCTTGATAAAGTCCTCAAAATTCCTCATCTCAGGATTCAATAATTATATTAGACTCCAAGTCCATAAAACTATATAAGTTATGATCCTTCTTTGGATGGTCTTTAAAAGACTTATAATAATTCTCATTGAAGTCAAACATATAGGAGTTTCATTACGAAATTCAAAATACCGAATTTCATTAAATACAATAAAGcagaattattttaaaaatttttgtTTCAACATTTATATGTAAACAACAATATACTTAAAGTAGATATTATTTATAATCACATAAATTTAAAGTTATATGAATTTAATTGTGTACATTTGAATATTAAATTCTGCACCTTATAATGAACCTTTACAACCAACACATTGGTTCAGTGGCGTTGTCTCATTCCCCGCATTCTGTGGGCTTGCTAACTCCAGTTTAAAACCGAATGGATGCAACTTTTTATTTTACTTCTCCCGTTTATTGTTGCAAAGTAAAAGTTTACTTTTCGTTGAAATTATAAACGAAATGATGCAATGCTTCAAATGCTGAATTCATATTATTATAAAtctaataaaataaatcataacaaACTAATATTCTAAATTTCAATTTAGTTTCTGTTATAGATATGCTGAGACATATGCCATATGGACTATGTTAATGGCATGCATACATATGCAGTCGTAAATAATCGCACAGTACCGTTATTCTTAAAATAAAACCAGTATCTTTTCCATATGCATGAATCATCACTGTTTCAAATTATTTCGCATGCAGAATAGACAAATTCATGCAAAAAGTgaaacaatatatatattttgaatatCATATTGATTATGAAAATAATCATTACCAATAATCATAATTTCAGTAACATAGTTTCAATATCATTTGTTAgaaaattttcaatttaaatcTTGATATTATAAAATTGACAAATACTCTAATTtctatgaaaaacaataaaatgtACCCGGTTTATGATGTAAATTTTTCGTGTGTTCACCATATGTAAAttgtccttgaaacttgtccaattttccgaaacttttagtcatctccttgacggtgcttcctcctccagccatgattatcataaagaatactttgttcgtttgttagatataggtatgataatcctggatatcttcaagaatcgtgttcgttcactttccgaacaaagtatttcgaccatattcttgtctgggttcacgaaatctttgcagggataattctcgaagaacaatctgtttctaacaatggagaacagatcagaatgtagaggaagtatgtTTTTTCATgttccaaatcgagaccaaaagactccttatataggagaccaataatagaaacgaacaaacacaccttttcggaaaaacagttatgtctgttggaacggatgcaactattcaaacgaattgttatgtccgttgggaaagggttcaactattcaaacgaatttttcgaacggggcgcttccccgcaccccgccaggggctacgccccttggaatcccgtttctattattcatattcaattacatgtttggctcgacgagcgtgcactccgcactaccctaactcgtttcaaacttaacgcataattgcattggcctatagtaaatcaaattactacaaaaatacattgatgatactaaaatcaccaacacaaTCAAATGAAGTTGTGTGGAGAGAAACTATTTGAACTGCAGACAGTAGAGAATGTTCTAAAAGCTTTACCTTTCAAGTTTGATCACATTGTTATGGACATTAAAAAGTCCAAAGATTTATCTGAAATGAAGCTAGAATAATTATAAGCGTCTCTTGAAGTTCATGAGTTGAGGGTGAAAAAGAGAAACTCAAATAAGGTGTTTGTACCAGCCTTGTATGCCAAACTCTTCAAGAAATAAAAAAAGACTCCTTAAAAGAAAAAAAGGGCAAAGAAATGTGGAAGAAAAAGTAGAATGAGAGTGAAAGAGAGTCATTATCACTCACAAAACTACTAGTGCTCTCATAACTCCCAAATATACATATTTCTTAAAGCCCATAGTCAATTGAACCATCCACCCGTTCAAATATTATTGATACAACGCATATACATTTTAGACAACTCTTTAATGTTCGAAGGCTCTATCACCTTGCCACTCTCGTCTAAATCTATAACGAGTGTCATTAAAGAAGAAAGGGAGGGAGGAAGAATGAAGAGATATACCTGTGTATAAAGGACTAAAAGTTGTATTTGGTGAAACTTGGAAGAAGGTTTGCTCTAAGATTGATGATATTTTTTTAGATGAAGGTTATGGAAGAGAGAGTATCTGAAAAAGAGGAGAGCTGGAGCCTGAACCCCTCTTTGTAGAGAGTTAGGCCTACTAAAAATGAGTAACCTCTTATTAGGTACATCAACAGTTATAGAAGGATTCCCCACGTCTCTAACACGTGCAAGAAACATAGTTTGATTTGGTTTCCCAAAACAATCCCATCATTAGAAGCATTTAATGTTGCAGATGCATTTACCCGCGACATTTAATGACAGACCTTAGTTGACGTCTAGGGATTCACCTCGAGTGACGTGTAAATGACTCCCCTCAAGTAACACTTGATGGACTCACCTCAAGTTCTGCTTGAGGGACTCCCCTAAGGAAGACCTTCATTGCCCTACGGTGATAGCTCAAACATGAAGATTGGAGGTGATCAAACTAAATCACTCTGTTCTTTGCAAATCCTAATGCTTGAGAGACCGTGTATCTGTATAATTATATTTTGTCATATATTAAGATAAGTTTACCAAGCCTAGAAGAAAAGGCCTCGAGGAAGTAATACAAAACTGATTAAGGGTGAGCAAACACCACATGTCGCCCAAAGATGAGTTTCTAGTCTCCATTTGTCTCTACACTTGCCCATTGGTAGCAACACCCTCCCTCTATTGAGCTTGGGTCGAACCATCCATCACCCAATTATAAAACGTATTGAATAACATCTTCTTATGCAATAACGATATGAAAATCTTAGTCAAAGAGGGCAACCATGTTCTATAGAATAATAGGGGAATAACAGTTTCCACGTCCCACGCTCTAATGAGACGAGCATAATAACCACTCATTGAGTCCAAAGATCCAAACTCAAAAGACCTATATAAATACCTCAGTTATAGGGCAGAGAGGAAAGAAATTCATACACTGAAAAAATCACATATACATAACTTCTCACCACTCCGCAAGAGCTTATCTTGAGCACCATAAACAACTCAAAGGAACACATGTAACTCTCCAAATACATAATTATCTTTATTGTATGTTTTTAACAAGTTCAAAATCAATAATAAagcaatatataattaatttgattatataaaatcaattagaaatattaattatttacatatcataaataaaaaaatattataagttgAAACGGAAAATTTCTACcatgttttattataatttttaggatgtcatatatatatatatatatatatatatatatatatatatatatatatatatatatatatatatatatatatatatatatatatatatatatatatatatatatatatatatatatatatatatatatatatatatatatatatatatatatatatggggacgtctcaagtgagaacacttggttattatgagaaatgagaacaatgaatcacgaccattaaattttgattttgttgattttaatggactggattggtttctctttctatgttgatttaaaataaatactaaggatcatagaaagagaaaccaatccagtccattaaaattaacaaaatcaaaatttaatggtcgtaatTCATtgttttctcataataaccaaatgttatcacttgagtcgtcctatatatatatatatatatatatatatatatatatatatatatatatatatatatatatatatatatatatatatatatatatgaggagggatcaaattacacccgaagagttacaccacgagttacactcgttcaataactacttctcgaattaatattttttaaattcaaccgttggattgaaacataatatcatatagatcacacctataaagtttgagcttaatctataatgatttactatgtcattgaatcacatcaaaattaacgttatatgaaagctcattttaacgttaatctttggatatcttgatgatatagtaaatcattatagattaagctcaaactttataggtatgatctatatgatattatgtttcaatccaacggttgaatttaaaaaatattaattcgagatgtagtttttgaacgagtgtaactcgtggtgtaactcttcgggtgtaatttgatccctcctctatatatatatatatatatatatatatatatatatatatatataagttttaaAATGAAAGACCAACTCCATAAAGGGTAAAATAAGATGAACAAAACTAATTAAACACAAATCAAGTGTAAAAAAGTAAACCGGGTCGAATACTCCAACCCGAATTTTACAACCGATCCACTTTCTCGTTCTTCTTCATCGCTGAGTGATACACTACTACTAGGGTTTACCAAACACTCTGAACAAAACCAATTCACAAAATGGCTTCAAAATCTCTTCTCAGAAATGGAGTTGCATTGATGAATCGATTATCACTATCAAATTCAAAATCACTTCTGAATTCCAATCACCATCAACCTTACCTTTTCCCATCCCTCTCCAAGCTCCAGAATTTTCCTCAAAACGACGCCGAGTCAGCGAAGAACCTTATTTCCTCCGAAGGGTTTCTCTACCCTTGTGGCCTCCCTTCTCTTCGCTTCTTCTTACCTAATGGTACCTTCTCTATCCTTGTTGAAAAAATGGGTATTTTTTGTTGTGtataagttttgtttttttatggcGCGCTTGGtcaaaaaaatgaagtttttttttcttttcaatttaagtttatttcaaatgcaattgattgGTTAAATGCTGGATTGATAACTGATGCTAGCATTGTTGTGATTGGTGAATGGTGACAggcattttatgtttttcattgaTTTACTAAGCTAATTTCTAGTAATAATTTATTGGTTGTGTTGTGTTTTTTCATCAAAGTATAAAGTAATTAGTTTGAATTGGATGATTAGTAGGTTGAACTTAAGTTAGATACATCTCTTTTTTAAGCTATCTCTTGAAATTTTATTTACAAGATCAAACTACAATGTAAGAAAAGGCTTAGTTCAGTTCTTTGTTAGTTCGCTTTAGTTATGCATTCAAGACCATATAGATGAGAAGTGATAAGTCCATTAGGTGGTTTTGAGAGGGATCGGAGTGATAAAGGAGGGAAAGGTGTTCAAAGCCATGTTTTCAATCGTGGAGTGATATAGGCATAGGTGATTTGGGCATGTAGAGATAAGACTTGTAGATTCTATTGTAAGGAGAGTAGATCGGATGGAGAGGAGTCAAACAACTAGAGATAGTGGAAGGcctagaaaaactataagagaagaaaGTAATAAAAAAGATCTTGAGGTTAACGAATTGAATAGAAATATGATCTTTGATAGAGCGTTATGGTATAATTTGATCGATGTAGCCGATCCCACATATTGGATAAGGcttggttattgttgttgtaGTATGTAATATATATCCCTCTTGTCCCTCCTCATCTCTTTTGTGATGTAAATGCAATCTGAAGTAGACATATGTGTTGCAATGGGCGTCACAAACAGAAATATGATTGGTCATGTAAATGCGGAAATATGATATGGGGCACATAAGGAAGAAGAATCATAActgtgaaagaagaagaaacaagaaatggTGCTATGTGAAGAAAGAAGAAACAGACGTTAGGGGCTTGTGACCATGGTTGTTAAAATCGGGATCTCGATAAAGATCGTTAGGGTATAGAAAAAGCGTAAAGCGTAGGATCGTAACACGGATCGTAAGATCCCAAAAATagacaaaattataaaaataactagaaaaaattactttaaaataaaattctcattcaTTTAATCATTAATAGcaaatattttatacaaaaaaaCATAATAGAAGGTCATTTAAAACATTGCAAGTCCCAAAACCCTACAATATGTGTGCACAATAGTTGGGGTTAATTATGGGTCAGTTTATGGGCCGATCCCAATTGTTTAATGACCTGGTCGAAACAGGTCTAAAGCGGGTAAAAACAAATAATGGATCGTTGGGATCTCAAGATCCCACGATTTAAAGATCTTTCTCTAGGAGTTCAAAGCTCCAGCCAAATTAAAGATCTTTGTGGCACTTAAATCGGTGGCCGGTTGCTGGAGCGTAAGATCGTAAGATTTTGGGAGTTAGAGCTAGATCCCGACAACCATGCTTGTGACTGTAATAGCCACTATTTAAATTCTCAAGTCTGACAACCTTGATTGTTGTAGTCATTATTTTACAAGTTAAATCACTGGTTTGATGGAAAAAACTTGTGGATTTTATCATGCAAAATTCTGCTGCTTAAGTTTGTTTTCCTGCTTGACTATATAGTAATAGGAAAATAAGAACATCAAAGGGGAATTCAGGGATGGAAAGGGATACCTGTCCCCAAATATATCTATATAGGGAATTCACTTTAAGAATAAGTTTGGTCATAACTTATTTTCTTCGTAACTTTTTGCGTAATACACATTTAACAATTCCCGCCATTGAATATATCAATAGTATTCGTGATATGATTCTTTCATGTTGGTTAAGCACACCAAATTTTAGACATTGACATTGACATAAACTTGTCTACTGAAgtattaatttgtttttaaattacaTGAATTTATTTATGTTGACTTGACCTACTTTTTAAGAACATTCAAGCCAACAATTGAATATAGATGAAATTCATTGCCCATAAAAGTTAACAAAGCTTACTCCTATAGTGACTGTATCTCTCTACCTATATACTTGAAATGCCATCCGATTTTCTATGCTTTAGTTTACATTTCTATTTCAAGTGTATTCTCATACTAGCTTAAacataaaatgatgttttttgATATTTTAAGCAATTTCCATCCCTCtagattttctttttaattagtcTCCATTCTTATTCTGCAGGGGATGCTTCTTCAGACGAGCCAATGATTTTATTCCCAAAAAGGACATTTCAACCTAGCATTATCCGCAGAAAGAGGAATCATGGTTTTTTTGCTCGGTAAATCTCATCTTTTCATCCTGCATTTTATCAAGTATGAAGAAAAACATATGATATGACTGTTTCTTTTCAACaaaagagagaagaaaagatGACTTTTTAAGCCTTGCTTTTCTTCCAAATGTATGTCAGTGTTTATAAACTTAAAATTCCTGTGGAGATTATCACCCTGCTTCAGGATACTCTGGCTATGCAAGATCAAATACACTGATACAACAGA from Vicia villosa cultivar HV-30 ecotype Madison, WI unplaced genomic scaffold, Vvil1.0 ctg.000060F_1_1, whole genome shotgun sequence harbors:
- the LOC131623351 gene encoding uncharacterized protein LOC131623351, whose product is MASKSLLRNGVALMNRLSLSNSKSLLNSNHHQPYLFPSLSKLQNFPQNDAESAKNLISSEGFLYPCGLPSLRFFLPNGDASSDEPMILFPKRTFQPSIIRRKRNHGFFARKATKGGRKVIARRVAKGRFRITA